The following DNA comes from Micromonospora chokoriensis.
CCGCAGCGGATCGATGACACGGTCGGTGGTCTCGTCCCGGGCAGCGGTGTAGTAGGTGATCCGCAGCGCCTTCCCGCCCTCCACTGCGGCACGAAGCGCCTCGACCCGCTGGGTGTCCCCGGGCAGCCGGACCGCCACCGGCGCGCCCACCAGGTCCCCCGCGTCCTCGATCTTCGCCAGGGCCCGTTCGACGGCCTCCCGGTTGGCGACGCCGGGCGTCTCGGCGAGCATCCGCAACGCCACCACCAACGCGAGGGCCTCGTCCGGGGTGAGGCGCAGCGGCCGGTCGATGCCGGCGTCGTAGGTGATCGTCACCCGGTCACCGTCGAACGCCATGTCGATCAGGTCACCGGGACCGTAACCGGGCAGCCCGCACACCCAGAGCAACTCCAGGTCCTCCCGGAGCTGCCGCTCGGTCACGCCGAGGTCACCCGCCGCCTCGGCGATCTCGATGCCGGGCCGGGCCAGCAGGTAGGGCACCAGGTTGAGCAGCCGGGCCAGCCGGTCCGCGGAGGCGCGGGAGCCGCCCTTGGCGGCCGGGCGGGTCACCGGACACCTCCGGTGACGGCCAGGTCGTCGTGGCGGACGGCGATCTCCTTGAGTCGTTGGATGACGGCCTCGCGGACCTCCGGCGGGTCGAGCACCCGCACGTCCGGGCCGTAACCGACGAGGTGACCGGCCAGCCCGTCCGGATCCGCGTACGGCAGGACCAACCGGTCGCCGTCCGGGCCGGTGGTCACCTCCACCGCCCAGCGGCGCAGACCGGCGGCCCGACCGGACGCGGCCAGGACGGTGGCCCGGCCGGTGCGCTCCACCGGACCCGACCAGCGGGCCACGTGGCTGATCAGATCGACGTTGGCCGGCGGCTCGTACGCGCCGGGCGCACCGGTCAGCCGGACCGCGCCGACGACCCGGGACAGCCGGAAGCAGCGGGTCGCATCGCGGTCCTGGTCGTGGCCGACCACGTACCACCGGCCGCGCCAGCAGACCACGCCCCACGGTTGCAGCCGCCGCCGGCTCGGCGCGTCCCGGTCGGGCACCCGGTAGTCGAACCCGACCTCGCGGCGGTCCCGGGCGGCGGCGGTCAGCGGCGCGAACGCCGGGTCGACGGTGACCATCGGCTCCAGGCCGAGGGTGGCCTGCGGGTCCACGTCCACCCCGGCGGCGCGCAGCTTGGCCAGCCCGGACGACGCCGCGGCGGCCAGCCCGGCGTGCTGCCACAACCGTGCGGCGATGCCCACGGCGGCGGCCTCGTCGGGTTCCAGGAGGATGTCGGGCAGCGCGTACTCGCGGTGGGCGATCCGGTAACCGGGCTCGGCGTCGAAGGCGCTCGCCGTGCCCGTCTCCAGCGGCACGCCCAGTTCGCGCAGCTCGGCCTTGTCCCGTTCGAACTTGCGTTGGAACGCTTCGTGGTCGCGCGCGTCGTCCGGATCATGCTCGTAACCGGGCACGGTCGCGGCGATCTGCGCGGCGGTCAGGAACCGTCGCGTGGACAGGAGGCAGATCACCAGGTTGACCAGGCGTTCGGTGCGGGTCCGCGACACGCGGTAGACGCTAGCAGCCGCCGCGCCCACGCCGTGCACCCGCGCGGGCGTGCCGCACACTTGTTCGGATCGGTGCTCGCCCGGCGCGTCGCCGTCTCCGGTCATAGGGTGAGCCTCATGTCGCAACCGGAGGCCAGGCCCGAGAGCGAGAGCGTCGGCACCGTGATCGTCGCGGGCGTCGCCAACCTCGCCATCGCGGTCGCCAAGCTGATCGCCGGGGT
Coding sequences within:
- a CDS encoding helix-turn-helix transcriptional regulator, whose protein sequence is MTRPAAKGGSRASADRLARLLNLVPYLLARPGIEIAEAAGDLGVTERQLREDLELLWVCGLPGYGPGDLIDMAFDGDRVTITYDAGIDRPLRLTPDEALALVVALRMLAETPGVANREAVERALAKIEDAGDLVGAPVAVRLPGDTQRVEALRAAVEGGKALRITYYTAARDETTDRVIDPLRVLMVGGRAYVEAWCRRAEAVRLFRADRIDAITELDEPATVPPQAVPHDLTEGVFRPSPDLPLITLRIGRSERWITEYYPCERVEAGDGDQWLVSLRVTDLRWARRFVLGLGPEVTVVAPVELAEQVRATAAAALDAYAVPAPTTAPRRPKVDQDDAPSGDRAVAGHTQ
- a CDS encoding helix-turn-helix transcriptional regulator, with product MSRTRTERLVNLVICLLSTRRFLTAAQIAATVPGYEHDPDDARDHEAFQRKFERDKAELRELGVPLETGTASAFDAEPGYRIAHREYALPDILLEPDEAAAVGIAARLWQHAGLAAAASSGLAKLRAAGVDVDPQATLGLEPMVTVDPAFAPLTAAARDRREVGFDYRVPDRDAPSRRRLQPWGVVCWRGRWYVVGHDQDRDATRCFRLSRVVGAVRLTGAPGAYEPPANVDLISHVARWSGPVERTGRATVLAASGRAAGLRRWAVEVTTGPDGDRLVLPYADPDGLAGHLVGYGPDVRVLDPPEVREAVIQRLKEIAVRHDDLAVTGGVR